Proteins found in one Carcharodon carcharias isolate sCarCar2 chromosome 8, sCarCar2.pri, whole genome shotgun sequence genomic segment:
- the egr1 gene encoding early growth response protein 1 → MVTKAEIMSPLLSEPLYQSVDSYQKLEDVMMTGTLVTASTDQPFYGEPLEQFEHLSADTFTDISPGGDKSLIETYSTQNCRLPSIAYTGRFSLEPASGNNSLWPEPLFSLVSGIVSMSAPCSNSASSSQPISGPAQQSDSTAIYSAPATFTSSNSDIFTGQSDGFASASNPIQYPSYSNTKNCSTNFQLPMIPDYLFSQQEEITMNNTEQKPFQTLGPRAQPSLIPLSTIKAIANQSSCPEPKNTNTYHSQLIQPSRLRKYPNRPSKTPPHERPYACPMETCDRRFSRSDELTRHIRIHTGQKPFQCRICMRNFSRSDHLTTHIRTHTGEKPFACEICGRKFARSDERKRHTKIHLRQKEKKAEKAMCISSSNTPSAISFPAPITNAYPSAVVSTSFESPVTNTYPSSAVSTSFESPITNSYPSAQVNTSFESSVTSTYPSAIVSTSFESPATNTYPSSVVSTSFESSVTNTYPSAVVSTSFESPTTNTFPSSVVSTSFESPITSTYPSAIVSTSFESSVTNTYPSAIVSTSFESSVTNTYPSAIVSTSFESSVSSTYPSTVVNNTYPSVTSPPSEMPSTLTPRTIEI, encoded by the coding sequence ATACATTTACCGATATTTCACCAGGCGGTGATAAATCCCTCATCGAGACTTATTCGACCCAGAACTGCCGCCTTCCATCAATCGCCTATACGGGCCGATTCTCATTGGAACCTGCTTCTGGCAACAACAGTCTTTGGCCCGAACCACTCTTCAGCCTTGTCAGTGGCATCGTCAGTATGAGCGCCCCTTGCTCAAACTCGGCTTCCTCCAGCCAGCCCATCAGCGGTCCTGCCCAGCAGAGCGACTCCACTGCAATCTACTCGGCTCCTGCAACTTTCACTAGCTCCAACTCGGATATCTTCACAGGCCAGTCTGACGGCTTCGCGAGTGCCAGTAACCCTATCCAGTACCCGTCTTACTCCAACACCAAGAACTGCAGCACTAACTTCCAGCTGCCCATGATTCCGGACTATTTGTTTTCACAGCAGGAGGAGATCACCATGAACAATACTGAACAGAAACCTTTTCAGACACTGGGGCCCAGGGCCCAACCTTCCCTCATCCCACTGTCCACCATCAAAGCCATCGCCAACCAGAGCAGCTGTCCGGAACCCAAGAACACTAACACTTACCACTCCCAACTCATCCAGCCGTCCAGGCTGAGGAAATACCCAAACAGGCCCAGCAAGACCCCTCCCCATGAGCGGCCGTACGCCTGTCCCATGGAGACTTGTGACCGTCGTTTCTCCAGGTCTGATGAACTCACTCGCCATATCCGGATCCACACTGGTCAGAAACCCTTCCAGTGCCGGATCTGCATGAGGAACTTCAGCAGAAGCGACCACCTCACCACTCACATCCGTACACACACCGGCGAGAAGCCGTTCGCTTGCGAAATCTGCGGTAGGAAATTTGCCAGAAGCGACGAGAGGAAAAGGCACACCAAGATTCACCTGAGGCAGAAGGAGAAGAAAGCAGAGAAGGCCATGTGTATCTCCAGCTCCAATACTCCGTCTGCAATCTCTTTCCCAGCTCCAATAACTAACGCATATCCCTCTGCAGTAGTCAGTACCTCCTTTGAATCCCCAGTCACTAACACATATCCCTCATCAGCGGTCAGCACTTCATTTGAATCCCCAATTACTAACTCATATCCCTCCGCACAAGTCAACACCTCCTTTGAATCCTCAGTAACTAGCACATATCCCTCTGCAATAGTCAGTACCTCCTTTGAATCCCCAGCCACTAACACATATCCCTCATCAGTGGTGAGCACCTCCTTTGAATCCTCAGTAACTAACACATATCCCTCTGCAGTAGTCAGCACCTCCTTTGAATCCCCAACCACTAACACATTTCCCTCATCAGTGGTCAGCACTTCATTTGAATCCCCAATTACTAGCACATATCCCTCTGCAATAGTGAGCACTTCTTTTGAATCCTCAGTAACTAACACATATCCCTCTGCAATAGTGAGCACTTCTTTTGAATCCTCAGTAACTAACACATATCCCTCTGCAATAGTGAGCACTTCTTTTGAATCCTCAGTAAGTAGCACATATCCCTCAACAGTAGTGAACAACACTTACCCTTCAGtgacctcaccaccctctgagatgCCATCCACTCTAACACCAAGGACAATTGAGATCTGA